From Methanooceanicella nereidis:
TGCTGGTGTAATTGTCCGCCCAGGAAATAGCATCATCATTAAAGTCAGTGCCGCCGACGACATTGACTATCAGGGAGTTTATAATGGTAAGGAAAATAAGCGCGGCCCCGCATATGATACCTGCTTTTATTGCCTTTACATATTTTTCTTCCGTGAGCATACCTCCGCGATGATAAAAATGAAACGATTAACTGGTTATTAATTATTAAATAATGTTCACTGTTTATAACATTTATCGATATGACCGATACAAAGGTAACCAGTGGTATATAAAAAGGCAGGGATTTATTAAATGAAAATTATCCGGAGATGATCAAATGTCGTCTTCTTCATCGATGCTCACGATGTCCAGCGATTCGTCATGAAAGGGCTTAATATCCGAATCTATCTCGTCAAGACTGACATCTTCCGCGGAGTGAACATCTACGTCCGTATTTAATATGTTCGCCTTTTGCTTTCTGGCAAAGCAGAAATAGTTGGCGAAGTCATTCATATCCCCTATGATGACTAATTCATTCTTATGTGCGGCAAGCGAAATGTAAGTGATTGCTATTCCTCCTATATCTAATATAATATATATTTTTTAATAGGACAAATAGTTTTAGTGTAATAAAAAAAATGATATAAAGAAAATAATTATAATTAATAATAATGTAGATAATGCCATAAAAACAAAATTGGTCATTGTGCGTCCCGGATAATATTGTATTAGCATTACAGGATGTCGTAGATGATAATCACACAAGAACTTGGGATCATAAATAATGATTAAAAATAAAATGCCCTAAAGATCACGAAGGGCAAAAAATGATACTGCCCATATCAGTATCATTCAGTATACTGGATCGGCTTTTCGTTTATCATGTCCCATCTGGAATCCATAATGGCAGAAATGACCTTACCTTTAGATACGATTATCCTTGCATTATGGTGTGTCAATGCCTGTGTCACAGGAACCCCTGTGCGGTCACCATATCCGCCATGCGCGGACGTGAATTCTGCTGCAATGGCATATGTATACGGCATACGCAACGTATCCCAATAATAAACGTTCAGCGTATCAGGTATCCCGTCGAATTTATATGTCTCGTCGTTCATGACGAAATTTTTTGCCACCAGCACAGCATGATCAGGCGTATATATCTCATGCGGCTTTTTATCGGTCATGATGATCCCTGCAAGCCCTGCGACCAGGATCATCGATATTATGCTCAGCGATACTACGAACTTATCCATTTTATATCTCTATAAAGCATCAGACATGATGAATAATAAGCATTACTTTAGGTACGAAAAAAATGGTAGCTAAAAAAGATCAAACACCGGTATCCAGCTGCCTTAATTTATTCGCGATATCCGTGGCCGGAATGACATCGCCCGTATCACTTAAGGTCTGCTTGTACCTTATTATACCCGTCTTATCGATGACGAATACTGTGATCGCCAGTTCATCCTTATCGGCATTATATACACGATATTCGTCTATTATCCTGTGCCGGGGATCGCTTATCATCTTGAATTTTATTCCAAGCCGGTCGGATATTTCTTTCAGAGATCTTTCATCATTCATGCTGATAGCGACTACCTCGCCATCCTGATAACTGATACGGTTATAATCCCGGTTAAGTTCTTCAAGTTCCTTCAGGCTTATCTCCGAGCCCTTGCCCTTATGAAATAACAGGACAAGGTTACCTCTTCCCGTATACCCCCGGGAGTTAAAGGCCATCCCGTTGATATCAGTAGCTTCGAACATCGGTGCTATGATACCTTCATGGACTTTTACCTTACTTATACCGACCATAAATATTCACCAGAACGGAATCTGATATGCCGGTTTAAAAGCATAATTCAGGAAAAAAACAAAAGTTGTCATATTCTCTGGCTTTCACTCGAGATCATTTAGTTTTTAAATATATCAAGCACCAGAGCATACACTCCGATAAGCGAATATGCGCAGGATACCGGCGGCATTATGATCTTCAAGGCATGGCCTGGCTTTTATCGCCGAGCCTTAAACCTTTGTCGACATTATCCATAGCTTCCGTGTCTTTGATCCCGAATAATGATATCACTCTGTTGCGGGCTTTTTGTTTCGCCTCCTCATCGACATATTTGGAGACCAGCATTAAAGTGCCCATAAGCACTGTGATATCATCCGTATATCCCATACCGATCAGTATATCGGGAACAGCGTCCATGGCAAATATGAAATATCCCAGTGCAGCTATTATAGCCAGCCGGGACTTTATCGGCATTTTTTCATTCTGAAGGGAATAATACAGCACAAGCCCGCTATAGACTGCTTTCATACCGGCTTTTTTACCGTATTTTTTTATCTTACCCTGGAATGAGCTGTCAGAATAATGCTTTTCATACTCGACCATTATTTTATTATCCTCCGAGACCCTTTTTAACGTTCAATATCTACCATAACCCATACTTTATCTTCATTATCGTTGCGATGCATACAGTACTTTTTAATGATCAATTAATTAGATTCGCTAATAGTATAAAAACTAATTATTTAACTTAAATATAAACGATGACACATATAATATTTTACTTATGATAGCAGGTATACTGAAAAGATTTTATCCGAATACTACCATCAATGTACCCGGATAACTTATGAACAATGTTGATGATTTCGACGAAGAACAGGCTGCTGTATCGGTTTTTTCCTACCTGATAAGGGGGCTTGCCGGTGAAAGCCGGAATATTAACGAAGAGAAGAGAAAAGTCATCAAAGCAGAGCTTATAGAAAAAATGGCGCCCATGAAAAGATTATACGCCATGTCTGATGAATTATTCCCGATATACGTCGATTTTTGCATTGCCAATAAAAAATTCCTGAAGATACCTGAAACAATAAAAGTGTTCGGGGATGCGATATCGGCTAATAAAGTATCCGCAGGGGAAGAGAAGGTAATGATGGAATGGGTAAAGTACATTATGAACAATACAAAGACGACAGGGAATATTAAAACAAAAAGACGATAAGAATAATTTCCAGCCTATTACATAAAATATATAAAACGGTACATGTTGATTCGGATCAACACTAATTAATCAGGTCTGTATTCTAAAAATAGATAAAAAGCATTTATTAAATATTAATGAACAAATTATATCCATATATAAAAATATTAATTTTATAAATATTTGTATAAAAAAATTACCCATTTATTCTAATTAAACCATATAAAAAGTTTTAATACAGCGGGATAGCATAATAGCTAAATCTGGGATAAACGGGAAATGTGAAAAAGTTGTCGCCGGTTTTTAATGAGGATATAAAAGATGAAGATAAAACAAAAGAGCAACTTATAGCGGAGCTTGTCGAATTACGAAGACTGACAGCGAAACAAAACGGATCCTGGAAGAAAAGCCGTCCGGCAGAAGAGATGTTGAACTGGGAAAACATTCTCCTCCATAACATGTCCGATGGCTTACCTGTTGCAATATATTTTGCAGATCATGTCAATGATAAAATATTATATTTTAATAATAATTTCCTAAAATTATGGAATATCGAGCATCTGGAAAAAAAATTAAGATCAGGCGAGCTTAAACATTCTGACATAGTATCAAATTTATTATTACGGGTAAAAGATAAAGTATCATTTGCAAGAACAATGGAATTGCTTCAAAACGAAAATTGTAGCCATATAGCAGAGGAAGAGACCCTGCTGACTGACGGCAGGGTTATAAGGCTATACTCATTTATGATGAGAGACGCAGGTAACAGGTATCTGGGAAGATCATATAGTTATAATGATGTGACCGCGCGAAAGATCGTACAAGATGCGGAGAAGAAAAACCTGAACTTCCTGCAAGTGCTCATGAACACTATCCCGTTACCGATCTTTTATAAAAACCGGGAAGGCATATATATTGGCTGTAATGAAGCCTTTGAAAAATACCTGGGATTTGACAGAGACAGTATTATTGGAAAAACAGTATTTGACCTCGCCCCGGAAAATTTAGCGAAGATATATAAAAATGCCGATGATTCGCTCTTTAATTCCGGAGGTATACAGGTATATGAATCCCGGGTGAAAAATGCAGACGGTTCGGAACATGATGTCATATTCAATAAAGCTACCTATTTAAATCCCGACGGTAGTATAGGCGGCATGGTAGGCACAATACTGGACATAACCGAACGCAAACGATCCGAAAATGATATACTTAAGATGCACAGGGAGCTTGAAACGAGAGTAGCAGAAAGAACGTCAGAGCTAAAGAGGATCAACGAAGCGTTGCAGACGGAAATAAAAGAACGTAATAAGGCAGAAGAGGAACTGGAAAAAAGCATTAAAAAATATAAAGAGCTGGCAGATCTCCTGCCGCAGATAGTGTTTGAAATAGACATTAACGGCAACATTACGTTTGTAAATAAAAGTGCTTTTGGACTAACGAAATATAATGAAGAAGATTTCAAAAAAGGCCTGAATGCTTTCCAGATAATATCCCTGGAAGACAGAGACAGGCTTAAAGAGAATATGTCAAATGCATTAAAAGGTAATAGCGAAGGCGGAGAATACAGGATAAGAAGGAAAGATGGCAGCACATATCCGGGTATGATACACGCAAGCGTCATTTATCAGGATGACAGGCCGGCCGGGCTGAGAGGTTTCATAATCGACATTACGGAACTTAAACAGGCTGAAAAGCGCATACAAGCATCACTGGCTGAAAAAGAAGTGCTTATAAAAGAGATACATCATAGAGTAAAGAATAATCTACAGATAATATCCAGCCTTCTGAGCCTTCAGTTCGATTATATCCGGGATGAAAAAGACCTGGAGATATTCA
This genomic window contains:
- a CDS encoding peroxiredoxin family protein translates to MVGISKVKVHEGIIAPMFEATDINGMAFNSRGYTGRGNLVLLFHKGKGSEISLKELEELNRDYNRISYQDGEVVAISMNDERSLKEISDRLGIKFKMISDPRHRIIDEYRVYNADKDELAITVFVIDKTGIIRYKQTLSDTGDVIPATDIANKLRQLDTGV
- a CDS encoding PAS domain S-box protein, with translation MKKLSPVFNEDIKDEDKTKEQLIAELVELRRLTAKQNGSWKKSRPAEEMLNWENILLHNMSDGLPVAIYFADHVNDKILYFNNNFLKLWNIEHLEKKLRSGELKHSDIVSNLLLRVKDKVSFARTMELLQNENCSHIAEEETLLTDGRVIRLYSFMMRDAGNRYLGRSYSYNDVTARKIVQDAEKKNLNFLQVLMNTIPLPIFYKNREGIYIGCNEAFEKYLGFDRDSIIGKTVFDLAPENLAKIYKNADDSLFNSGGIQVYESRVKNADGSEHDVIFNKATYLNPDGSIGGMVGTILDITERKRSENDILKMHRELETRVAERTSELKRINEALQTEIKERNKAEEELEKSIKKYKELADLLPQIVFEIDINGNITFVNKSAFGLTKYNEEDFKKGLNAFQIISLEDRDRLKENMSNALKGNSEGGEYRIRRKDGSTYPGMIHASVIYQDDRPAGLRGFIIDITELKQAEKRIQASLAEKEVLIKEIHHRVKNNLQIISSLLSLQFDYIRDEKDLEIFKESQDRVRTMALIHEKMYQSKDLANVDISEYMDNLTSYLFRSYGVDRNIIGLEIESGEVYMNVNTAVPCGLIINELVSNSLKYAFPNGRKGKISIKLKPKNIDRMVLTIMDDGIGLPEEKNIDNNKSLGLQLVHALTEQINGSIRLYRNDGTRFEIEFPHSKI
- a CDS encoding YkvA family protein; translation: MVEYEKHYSDSSFQGKIKKYGKKAGMKAVYSGLVLYYSLQNEKMPIKSRLAIIAALGYFIFAMDAVPDILIGMGYTDDITVLMGTLMLVSKYVDEEAKQKARNRVISLFGIKDTEAMDNVDKGLRLGDKSQAMP